From one Halothece sp. PCC 7418 genomic stretch:
- a CDS encoding SDR family oxidoreductase, translating to MKAFVAGATGETGRRIVQELVRSNIPVRALVRNLEVAKEILPPEAELVLGDVLKPDSLQSAITDCTVVLSATGARPSLDPTGPYQVDYQGTKNLIQLAKESNIEQFVMVSSLCVSRFFHPLNLFWLVLYWKKQAEAELQQSGLTYTIVRPGGLRNEDNPDAVVMSQADTLFEGSIPRQKVAQVCVAALSQPEAKNKIVEIVAQPEESPRSWEELFAQV from the coding sequence ATGAAAGCATTTGTGGCGGGGGCAACGGGAGAAACGGGACGACGAATTGTTCAGGAGTTGGTGCGCTCGAATATTCCCGTGCGGGCGTTAGTGAGAAATTTGGAAGTGGCAAAAGAAATTTTACCGCCAGAAGCAGAGTTGGTTTTGGGGGATGTCTTGAAACCAGATAGCTTACAAAGTGCTATTACCGATTGTACCGTTGTTCTCTCCGCAACGGGGGCGCGTCCTAGTCTTGATCCCACTGGTCCTTACCAAGTGGATTATCAAGGAACAAAAAATCTGATTCAACTGGCAAAAGAGAGTAATATTGAACAGTTTGTCATGGTGTCTTCTCTCTGTGTCTCCCGCTTTTTCCATCCCTTAAACTTGTTTTGGCTGGTTTTGTATTGGAAAAAGCAAGCAGAAGCAGAGTTACAGCAAAGTGGCTTAACTTATACAATTGTCCGTCCCGGGGGCTTGAGAAATGAAGACAACCCCGATGCAGTGGTGATGTCTCAAGCGGATACTTTATTTGAAGGGAGTATTCCCCGTCAGAAGGTGGCGCAAGTGTGTGTTGCTGCGTTGAGTCAACCAGAAGCGAAAAATAAAATTGTGGAAATTGTTGCTCAACCAGAAGAATCCCCCCGCAGTTGGGAGGAATTATTCGCCCAAGTTTAA
- the gloB gene encoding hydroxyacylglutathione hydrolase, producing the protein MEVKRLPALSDNYIFVLYDPKQNIAATVDPAEAKPVLNCLQELNAELVAIFNTHHHFDHVGGNRELKKHYPQAVVYGSADDEGRIPHQEMFLKEGDTVTFGGRSGEVLFVPGHTSGHIAYYFPPAEGEAVGELFAGDTMFVGGCGRLFEGTPRQMVDSLSKLKQLPDQTRLWCAHEYTLKNYKFAISIEPNNPVVQRRYQEVQQARREGKATVPSLLEQEKETNPFLRWDDKNLQTIAQTQDPVQTFGRLRGMKDQF; encoded by the coding sequence ATGGAAGTAAAACGTTTACCGGCTCTGTCGGACAATTATATTTTTGTCCTTTATGATCCGAAGCAAAACATTGCAGCTACGGTTGATCCTGCTGAGGCAAAACCGGTTTTGAACTGTCTGCAAGAACTAAATGCCGAGTTAGTTGCCATTTTTAATACCCATCACCATTTTGATCATGTTGGTGGCAATCGCGAACTCAAAAAACACTATCCTCAAGCCGTGGTCTATGGTAGTGCAGATGATGAAGGGCGTATTCCTCATCAAGAAATGTTTTTAAAAGAAGGAGATACGGTAACGTTTGGCGGACGTTCAGGGGAAGTGTTGTTTGTCCCTGGACACACCAGTGGTCATATTGCCTACTATTTCCCCCCTGCTGAGGGGGAAGCTGTCGGTGAACTGTTTGCTGGTGACACCATGTTCGTTGGCGGTTGTGGGCGTTTATTTGAAGGCACACCGCGTCAAATGGTGGACTCGTTAAGTAAGTTAAAGCAGCTTCCTGATCAAACGCGATTGTGGTGCGCCCACGAATACACCCTGAAAAATTATAAGTTTGCCATTAGCATTGAACCGAATAATCCTGTCGTGCAAAGGCGTTATCAGGAAGTACAACAAGCCCGTCGGGAAGGAAAAGCAACTGTTCCTTCACTCTTAGAACAAGAAAAAGAAACAAATCCCTTTCTGCGTTGGGATGATAAAAATTTACAAACGATCGCGCAAACTCAAGATCCAGTGCAGACGTTTGGGCGACTGCGTGGGATGAAAGATCAATTTTAA
- a CDS encoding response regulator transcription factor codes for MPRILVIDDDPAISELVTINLEMAGYTVEPANDGIKGQALAVQLQPDLIMLDLMLPRVDGLTVCQRLRRDDRTADIPILMLTALGQTQDKVEGFNAGADDYLTKPFEVEEMLARVRALLRRTDRIPKAAKHSEILNYGPLTLVPERFEAIWFGQTVKLTHLEFELLHCLLQRHGQTVSPSEILKEVWGYDPDDDIETIRVHIRHLRTKLEPEPRHPMYIKTVYGAGYCLELPSEGASGTENSAALEEQT; via the coding sequence ATGCCTCGAATCCTTGTTATTGATGATGATCCCGCCATTTCGGAATTAGTTACGATTAATCTTGAAATGGCAGGCTACACCGTAGAACCTGCAAATGATGGTATTAAGGGTCAAGCCCTCGCAGTACAACTGCAACCCGATTTAATCATGCTTGACCTGATGCTACCTCGCGTCGATGGTCTCACTGTATGCCAACGCTTACGGCGTGATGATCGCACTGCTGACATTCCGATCTTGATGTTGACGGCTTTGGGTCAAACTCAAGACAAAGTAGAAGGGTTTAATGCTGGTGCAGATGACTATCTCACCAAACCCTTTGAAGTGGAAGAAATGTTAGCGCGAGTCCGCGCCCTTCTCCGTCGCACTGATCGTATTCCCAAAGCAGCAAAACACAGCGAAATTCTCAATTACGGCCCCCTGACCCTTGTTCCCGAACGGTTCGAGGCGATCTGGTTTGGTCAAACCGTGAAGCTGACCCATTTAGAGTTTGAACTCCTGCACTGCTTATTGCAACGCCATGGACAAACGGTATCTCCCAGTGAAATCCTGAAGGAGGTGTGGGGTTATGATCCCGATGATGATATTGAAACCATTCGGGTGCATATTCGCCATCTCCGCACTAAACTGGAACCAGAACCCCGTCATCCCATGTACATCAAAACGGTTTATGGGGCTGGGTACTGTTTAGAGTTACCCAGTGAAGGAGCATCAGGAACTGAAAACTCAGCAGCCTTAGAAGAACAGACGTAA
- a CDS encoding YheT family hydrolase — MTTSFTSYTPPRYLRNGIVQTIATTYWYGKTWEIWKEQVGWLPSSSSLPWEEKVFLGAEDVPLWGKWACPPNADGTIIINYGITGNTEQSWYAYLTAHKAYTQGWAVLLYDWRGHGKSAELSPVPMSDGWWEGLDQVRLAEQLVTLGCPEKVVLIGFSLGGQVALWGLKAAQENRSFIQAAATLTPNLESNWTLDYLVSYPFGRIVENKFARELREEARKKAAQFPESVDPRVVDRIDSIRSFDREIVINYYGFASDTEYYDSTAGLYLLDQLQLPYLIVYAADDPIFEPRIIPEMKRRVEDNSYGHLLLTNHGGHVSHISQNNGVEDQFWGINRLLEFLNQI; from the coding sequence ATGACAACTTCCTTTACATCTTATACTCCACCTCGGTATCTCCGTAACGGGATTGTGCAGACCATTGCTACAACTTATTGGTACGGGAAAACGTGGGAAATCTGGAAAGAACAGGTGGGATGGTTACCCAGTTCTTCTTCTCTACCGTGGGAAGAAAAAGTTTTTCTGGGGGCGGAGGATGTCCCTTTGTGGGGAAAATGGGCTTGTCCACCGAATGCAGATGGCACGATTATTATTAACTACGGGATCACAGGCAATACGGAACAATCGTGGTACGCTTATTTAACGGCTCATAAAGCCTATACTCAGGGATGGGCGGTTTTACTGTACGATTGGCGCGGTCATGGGAAAAGTGCGGAACTCTCCCCAGTCCCAATGTCAGATGGTTGGTGGGAAGGATTAGATCAAGTTCGACTAGCGGAACAGTTAGTGACACTGGGTTGTCCAGAAAAAGTCGTTTTGATTGGGTTTTCTTTGGGAGGACAAGTGGCTTTATGGGGCTTGAAAGCAGCCCAAGAGAATCGTTCTTTCATTCAAGCAGCAGCAACCTTAACCCCTAATCTAGAATCAAATTGGACGCTCGATTATTTAGTCAGTTATCCCTTTGGGCGTATCGTCGAAAACAAGTTTGCTCGGGAGTTAAGAGAGGAAGCGCGAAAAAAAGCAGCCCAGTTTCCAGAATCGGTTGATCCCCGTGTGGTTGATCGCATTGATTCGATTCGCAGTTTTGATCGGGAAATTGTGATTAATTACTATGGATTTGCTAGTGATACGGAATACTATGATTCCACCGCAGGGTTGTATTTACTGGATCAGCTACAGCTTCCTTATCTGATTGTTTATGCAGCCGATGATCCCATTTTTGAGCCTAGGATTATTCCTGAAATGAAGAGGAGAGTAGAAGATAATTCTTATGGTCATCTTTTATTAACCAATCATGGCGGTCACGTTTCCCATATTAGTCAAAACAATGGCGTTGAAGATCAGTTTTGGGGGATTAATCGCTTACTGGAGTTTCTTAATCAGATTTAA
- a CDS encoding glycerophosphodiester phosphodiesterase family protein, with translation MTNLIAHRGYSAIAPENTLASFQSALEQPIIGVEFDVHLSRDGVPVVIHDATVDRTTNGQGNVATKTVKELQSLDAGSWFDPRFSQETIPTLSEVLELFASSNVHLYIELKYPQTWSFQGANHLITLLETWRDRCTIISFDHKFITSLREQFPECAIGYGIADPSQYTEDYLATLNLNHAAILPHFSLVLTSPYVTSTCLRQDPIEIIPWTVDEIAVAEKLADFNLNKMISNTLLQESR, from the coding sequence ATGACTAATCTAATTGCCCATCGGGGGTATAGCGCGATCGCGCCCGAAAATACCCTTGCCAGTTTTCAAAGCGCTTTAGAACAACCGATTATTGGGGTTGAATTTGATGTTCATTTATCTAGAGATGGGGTTCCTGTTGTGATTCATGATGCAACTGTGGATCGCACAACAAATGGTCAAGGAAATGTTGCAACAAAAACTGTTAAAGAATTACAATCACTAGACGCAGGGAGTTGGTTTGATCCTCGTTTTTCTCAAGAGACGATCCCCACTTTAAGTGAGGTGTTAGAGCTTTTTGCTTCTAGTAATGTTCATTTATATATTGAATTGAAATATCCGCAAACTTGGTCGTTTCAGGGAGCTAATCATTTAATTACACTGTTGGAAACGTGGCGCGATCGCTGCACGATTATTTCTTTTGATCATAAATTTATAACCAGCCTTCGAGAACAATTTCCAGAATGCGCGATCGGTTATGGAATTGCTGATCCCAGCCAATATACAGAAGATTATTTGGCGACACTTAACCTGAATCATGCAGCAATTTTGCCTCACTTTTCTTTAGTTTTAACATCTCCTTATGTAACATCAACTTGCTTACGCCAAGACCCTATTGAAATTATCCCTTGGACTGTGGATGAAATCGCCGTTGCAGAAAAACTTGCTGATTTTAACCTCAATAAAATGATTAGCAATACACTCTTGCAAGAAAGTCGTTAA
- a CDS encoding glycosyltransferase family 4 protein, with amino-acid sequence MTQPSQPLSLLFLSTPVGALGTGEGGGVELTIKNLAQDLLHSQHHVKIVAPTGSYFENLPIETIAGNLQIPAQGEGRDAPIQLPENSVLANLCDYAREVQSDYDLIVNFAFDWLPFYLTPFFQTPIAHFISMGSMSDALDEIMTQTITRFPETFGVYTRTQAETFPFSEACRCLSSGLDLSLYEFSPKSNDSLVWLGRIAPEKGLEDAVAAVQQLDIPLKIFGWMQDEAYWQEICKQYPNAPIEYGGFLSTTELQKAIRECRGLLMTPRWVEAFGNVAIEALACGIPVISYRRGGPAEIVRDGKTGFLVEPDRVEGLVQAIDRLDEIDRLACRQQAEEEYSLSALRDRFLAWFYDILQRDQVEP; translated from the coding sequence ATGACACAACCATCTCAACCCCTCTCTCTCCTTTTTCTCTCCACTCCCGTTGGTGCACTAGGCACGGGTGAAGGGGGAGGGGTAGAATTAACCATTAAAAATCTCGCCCAAGATCTCTTACACAGCCAACATCATGTCAAGATTGTTGCCCCCACTGGCTCTTATTTTGAAAATCTCCCCATTGAAACCATTGCGGGAAACTTACAAATCCCCGCCCAAGGAGAAGGAAGAGACGCGCCGATCCAACTTCCTGAAAATTCTGTTTTAGCCAATCTGTGCGACTATGCACGAGAAGTTCAATCCGACTATGACTTAATTGTCAACTTTGCCTTTGACTGGCTTCCCTTTTACCTAACTCCCTTTTTCCAAACCCCGATCGCGCATTTTATTAGTATGGGGTCTATGAGTGATGCGCTCGATGAAATCATGACCCAAACCATCACTCGTTTTCCCGAAACTTTTGGTGTTTACACCCGCACCCAAGCGGAAACGTTTCCGTTTAGCGAGGCTTGTCGCTGTTTGAGTAGTGGTTTAGATTTATCTCTCTATGAATTTAGTCCTAAAAGCAATGATTCTCTGGTCTGGTTGGGTCGCATTGCACCAGAAAAAGGCTTAGAAGATGCCGTCGCAGCCGTGCAACAATTAGATATTCCTCTCAAGATTTTCGGCTGGATGCAAGATGAAGCCTATTGGCAGGAGATTTGCAAGCAGTATCCTAACGCTCCCATTGAGTATGGCGGGTTTTTATCCACAACAGAATTACAAAAAGCAATCCGTGAGTGTCGAGGCTTATTGATGACTCCCCGTTGGGTGGAAGCCTTTGGTAATGTTGCTATTGAGGCTTTAGCTTGTGGTATTCCTGTTATTTCTTATCGTCGGGGGGGCCCAGCAGAAATTGTTCGCGATGGCAAAACAGGATTTTTAGTCGAACCTGATCGTGTAGAAGGGTTGGTGCAAGCTATTGATCGTCTTGATGAAATTGATCGCCTTGCGTGTCGTCAACAAGCAGAGGAGGAATATTCTTTATCTGCCTTGCGCGATCGTTTTTTGGCTTGGTTTTACGACATTTTGCAGCGCGATCAGGTTGAGCCGTAA
- a CDS encoding RNA-guided endonuclease TnpB family protein, which yields MFVIEYKVKASKTQYSAIDEAIRTVQFVRNKCVRHWMDNNGVGKYDLSKLCKQLADEFDFAKKLNSQARQAGSERAWSAINRFYKNCKAGIKGKKGYPKFQKNNRSVEYKTTGWKLDPNTKKHITFTDKNNIGRLKLVGSRDIYFYSPDQIKRVRLVRRADGYYCQFCINVDVKEEHEPTEQIIGLDVGLRDFFTDSKGHKEPNPRFFRKGEQELKRHQRLVSRKQKGSNNRGKARQKLAKKHLKISRQRREHARRTARCVVQSNDLVAYEDLQVRNLVKNHNLAKSISDVGWYQFRVWLEYFAKKFGKITVAVPPQYTSQECSNCGRIVKKSLSTRTHTCKCGCQLDRDENAAINILKKGLSTVGHTGTWGLDSLNASGDETATQVGQVLFEQVTSQNEESQGKARSVAVGVSTQD from the coding sequence ATGTTTGTTATTGAGTACAAAGTCAAAGCCAGCAAAACTCAATACTCTGCCATAGACGAAGCAATTCGTACTGTTCAGTTTGTACGGAATAAGTGCGTTCGTCATTGGATGGATAATAACGGTGTTGGCAAGTACGACCTCAGCAAACTTTGTAAGCAGTTAGCTGATGAATTTGACTTTGCTAAAAAACTCAATTCTCAAGCCAGACAAGCGGGTTCTGAACGGGCTTGGTCAGCTATCAACCGTTTCTACAAAAACTGTAAAGCAGGTATTAAAGGAAAAAAAGGTTATCCTAAATTCCAAAAGAACAACCGCTCAGTTGAGTATAAAACAACGGGTTGGAAACTCGACCCAAACACCAAAAAGCACATCACCTTCACCGACAAGAACAACATTGGTCGCTTAAAACTCGTAGGAAGTAGAGATATTTATTTCTACTCTCCTGATCAAATTAAGCGTGTTCGTTTAGTTCGGCGGGCAGACGGCTACTATTGTCAGTTCTGCATTAATGTTGATGTTAAAGAAGAACACGAGCCAACTGAACAGATTATTGGTCTTGATGTTGGTTTGCGTGACTTCTTCACAGACAGCAAAGGACATAAAGAGCCAAATCCTCGATTTTTCCGTAAAGGAGAGCAAGAATTAAAGCGTCATCAACGTCTTGTTTCTCGAAAACAAAAAGGCTCAAATAATCGAGGAAAAGCAAGACAGAAACTAGCTAAGAAACACTTGAAGATAAGTAGGCAACGCAGAGAACACGCCAGGAGAACCGCGCGTTGCGTAGTTCAGTCTAACGACTTGGTCGCCTATGAAGACTTGCAAGTAAGAAACTTAGTTAAGAATCATAACCTTGCTAAATCAATTTCGGATGTTGGTTGGTATCAGTTTCGAGTCTGGTTAGAGTATTTCGCTAAAAAGTTTGGGAAGATAACAGTAGCAGTACCACCACAGTACACGAGTCAAGAATGCTCTAACTGTGGGCGGATTGTTAAGAAATCTCTATCAACTCGAACTCATACCTGTAAATGTGGATGTCAGTTAGATCGAGATGAAAATGCAGCCATCAACATCTTAAAGAAAGGATTAAGTACCGTAGGGCATACGGGAACTTGGGGGTTAGACTCCCTAAACGCTTCGGGAGATGAGACCGCTACTCAGGTAGGACAAGTCCTATTTGAGCAAGTCACGTCGCAGAACGAAGAATCCCAGGGCAAAGCGCGTAGCGTAGCCGTGGGAGTGTCAACTCAAGACTGA
- a CDS encoding pitrilysin family protein gives MTTTPLNTPTIHQLSNGLTIIAEQLPVEAVNLNVWFQVGSAVEPDPINGMAHFLEHMMFKGTPNLKPGDFDRLVEQRGGVMNAATSQDYTHYYITTAPKDFAELAPLQLELVSNPSLPEDEFIREKKVVLEEIRRSEDNTMRRTYARAMETCFESLPYRRPVLGPAEVISDVTPEQMREFHQQWYHPGTMTVSVVGNLPVETLIETVTGAWETIAPQCDPPSPKTVSFPEPEAPFREIVRRSYTDPQLQQARLVMLWRVPGLNDLQETYPLDVVAAILGQGKVSRLFRQLREEEKLVSAIAAGNSSQKLQGNFSISARLPEENLDKVETAIQDQIRRLQEEPISELDLNRIQTKIANRYIFANEKPSDRANLYGYFFSQLGDLQPAFNYPEIIRHLTPKDVQEAAQKYLSPEAYGIVTLSPPALTKKQAD, from the coding sequence ATGACAACAACTCCTCTCAATACCCCAACCATTCATCAACTGAGTAATGGTCTGACCATTATTGCAGAACAACTCCCCGTTGAAGCGGTCAATCTCAACGTTTGGTTTCAAGTAGGTTCTGCTGTTGAACCAGATCCCATTAATGGCATGGCTCATTTCTTAGAACACATGATGTTCAAGGGAACGCCCAACCTCAAGCCTGGAGACTTTGATCGTCTTGTGGAACAACGGGGAGGGGTCATGAATGCAGCGACAAGCCAAGATTACACCCATTATTACATCACCACAGCCCCCAAGGACTTTGCTGAGCTTGCCCCATTACAATTAGAACTGGTCAGCAACCCCAGTCTCCCTGAGGATGAGTTTATACGGGAGAAAAAGGTGGTTTTAGAAGAAATTCGGCGCAGTGAGGATAATACCATGCGTCGCACTTACGCTCGCGCCATGGAAACTTGTTTTGAATCCCTGCCCTATCGTCGTCCCGTGTTGGGACCAGCAGAGGTGATTTCAGATGTCACCCCAGAGCAGATGCGGGAGTTTCACCAGCAATGGTATCATCCCGGAACGATGACTGTCAGTGTTGTTGGCAATTTACCTGTTGAAACCCTCATTGAGACTGTAACTGGGGCCTGGGAAACCATTGCACCGCAGTGTGATCCACCGTCCCCCAAAACGGTTTCTTTTCCTGAACCAGAAGCCCCATTTCGAGAGATTGTTAGACGATCTTATACCGATCCGCAACTCCAACAAGCACGGTTAGTGATGTTGTGGCGCGTTCCAGGGTTAAATGATTTACAGGAGACGTATCCTTTAGATGTGGTTGCTGCGATTTTGGGACAGGGAAAAGTGTCTCGTTTGTTCCGTCAGTTGCGAGAAGAAGAAAAATTAGTCAGCGCGATCGCTGCTGGGAATTCTAGTCAAAAATTACAAGGAAACTTCTCGATTTCTGCACGCTTACCTGAAGAAAATTTAGACAAAGTTGAAACCGCAATTCAAGATCAAATTAGACGTTTACAAGAAGAACCGATTAGCGAATTAGATTTAAATCGGATTCAAACTAAAATTGCTAATCGCTACATTTTTGCCAATGAAAAACCCAGCGATCGCGCTAATCTTTACGGTTATTTCTTCTCTCAATTAGGCGACTTACAACCCGCTTTTAATTACCCAGAAATTATCCGTCATTTGACCCCAAAAGATGTTCAAGAAGCAGCGCAAAAATATCTGTCTCCTGAGGCTTACGGAATTGTTACCTTATCGCCTCCAGCTTTAACTAAAAAACAAGCTGACTAA
- the ilvC gene encoding ketol-acid reductoisomerase, producing MARMYYDEDANLDLLMNKTVAIIGFGSQGHAHALNLKDSGVNVIVGLYEGSKSTAKAQAAGLTVKSVSEAAKAADLIMILLPDEVQKTVYKAEIEPHLTSGKALTFAHGFNIHFGQIVPPAGVDVMMIAPKGPGHLVRRTYEQGEGVPCLFAVFQDETGQGRDRAMAYAKGIGGTRAGILETSFREETETDLFGEQAVLCGGLSALIKTGFETLVEAGYQPELAYFECLHEVKLIVDLVVEGGLANMRDSISNTAEYGDYSRGPRIVNEETRAEMRKVLSEIQSGEFAREFVLENQSGKSVLTSTRRREAEHPIEEVGKDLRAMFSWLKKG from the coding sequence ATGGCGCGGATGTACTATGACGAAGACGCGAATCTCGACCTCTTAATGAACAAAACCGTTGCCATTATTGGCTTTGGTTCTCAAGGTCATGCTCATGCCTTAAACTTAAAAGATAGCGGGGTTAATGTCATTGTGGGCTTATACGAAGGCAGTAAGTCAACCGCAAAAGCCCAAGCAGCAGGATTGACCGTAAAGTCGGTTTCAGAAGCAGCAAAGGCAGCAGACCTAATTATGATTTTACTGCCCGATGAGGTGCAAAAAACCGTCTATAAAGCAGAAATTGAACCCCATTTAACCTCCGGAAAAGCCCTAACCTTCGCCCACGGGTTTAATATTCATTTCGGACAGATTGTTCCTCCTGCGGGGGTGGATGTGATGATGATCGCACCCAAAGGACCAGGACACCTCGTCAGACGGACTTATGAACAGGGAGAGGGTGTTCCCTGTCTGTTTGCGGTCTTCCAAGACGAAACGGGACAAGGGCGCGATCGCGCAATGGCTTATGCTAAAGGGATAGGCGGAACTCGCGCAGGAATTTTAGAAACCAGTTTCCGCGAAGAAACCGAAACCGACTTATTCGGGGAACAAGCGGTACTCTGTGGCGGTTTAAGTGCTTTAATTAAAACTGGGTTTGAAACCTTAGTCGAAGCGGGTTATCAACCAGAACTCGCCTATTTTGAATGTCTCCATGAAGTAAAATTGATTGTGGACTTAGTCGTGGAAGGCGGGCTTGCCAATATGCGCGATAGCATTTCTAATACCGCAGAATATGGCGATTATAGCCGTGGCCCCCGCATTGTCAACGAAGAAACCCGTGCGGAAATGAGAAAGGTCTTATCCGAAATTCAATCTGGGGAATTTGCGAGAGAATTTGTCTTAGAAAATCAATCTGGAAAATCCGTTCTCACCTCTACCCGTCGTCGGGAAGCAGAACATCCCATTGAAGAAGTGGGGAAAGATTTACGGGCAATGTTTAGCTGGTTGAAAAAGGGTTAA
- a CDS encoding DNA cytosine methyltransferase yields MMRTVSLFSGCGGMDLGFIWSGYQIIWANEIDSDATETYNNNISNHIVQGDINDIDITTIPECDVILGGFPCQDFSMIWKRKGLESERGNLYKKFVEVVKTKQPKLFVAENVKGLLSANKGQAIKQIIKDFSDCGYDTNADLYNFANYGTPQLRERVLIIGIRKDISYCYKKPKPTHPPDKYVTSGEALIGVEKVPYNNEHQNIKPRTQKILELIPEGGNFQSIPIDSPYYVKGMISHVYRRLDRNKPSTTIIAAGGGGTWGYHYEEPRPLTNRERARLFGYPDNFKFVGSISSVRKQIGNSVPPIGIKVIADELKKLFTDDFQSVNPYEESYEQLSLPINVTKSKRDKIYQIPINTVKKKKIVNSEYKQLTLL; encoded by the coding sequence ATGATGAGAACAGTTTCTTTATTTAGTGGTTGTGGTGGTATGGATTTAGGATTTATTTGGTCAGGTTACCAGATAATCTGGGCAAATGAAATAGATTCTGATGCTACTGAAACTTATAACAATAATATTAGTAACCATATTGTTCAAGGTGATATTAATGATATTGATATCACAACTATTCCTGAATGCGATGTAATTTTAGGTGGTTTTCCTTGTCAAGACTTTTCAATGATTTGGAAGAGGAAAGGACTAGAGTCTGAACGAGGAAATCTTTATAAAAAATTTGTGGAAGTCGTTAAAACTAAGCAGCCAAAATTATTTGTTGCTGAAAATGTAAAAGGTTTGCTCAGTGCAAATAAAGGTCAAGCAATCAAACAGATTATAAAAGATTTTTCTGATTGTGGTTATGATACGAACGCTGATCTCTATAATTTTGCTAATTATGGAACACCACAACTAAGAGAACGAGTTTTAATTATTGGGATTCGTAAAGATATTAGTTATTGCTATAAAAAACCGAAACCAACTCACCCACCTGACAAATATGTCACTTCAGGAGAAGCCTTGATAGGTGTGGAAAAAGTCCCCTATAATAATGAACATCAAAATATTAAGCCACGAACCCAGAAAATATTAGAACTTATTCCAGAAGGGGGAAACTTTCAATCAATCCCAATAGACTCCCCTTACTATGTAAAAGGAATGATCAGTCATGTTTATCGTCGGTTAGATCGAAATAAGCCATCTACCACAATCATTGCTGCTGGAGGAGGTGGAACGTGGGGATATCATTATGAAGAACCTAGACCTCTGACAAATAGAGAAAGAGCGAGATTATTTGGTTATCCAGATAATTTTAAATTTGTGGGCTCAATTAGTAGTGTACGAAAACAAATTGGTAATTCTGTTCCACCCATTGGTATTAAAGTGATTGCGGATGAACTCAAAAAATTATTTACTGATGATTTTCAATCTGTTAATCCTTATGAGGAGTCTTACGAACAATTATCTCTACCCATCAATGTTACTAAAAGCAAGAGGGATAAAATTTATCAAATTCCGATCAATACAGTCAAGAAAAAAAAGATTGTAAACTCTGAGTATAAACAGCTTACACTTTTATAA
- a CDS encoding glycosyltransferase family 2 protein, whose product MFFSIVIPTYNRKPILEKCILALEKQVITDANLITGYEIIIVDDGSTDDTIPWLNASSFPHVRYFEQAHQGPAIARNLGVKNAKGNFIIFIDSDLVVTETFMQSHANCLSKSDTRAFTYGRVINTANFENPTTEPYKLTDFSAAYFATGNVAIHRQWLEQAGLFDPQFQLYGWEDLELGVRLKKLGLKLIKCPDAVGYHWHPPFNLDQIPQLIDQEIQRGKMGVLFYQKHPTWEVKMMIQMTLFHRLLWGILSLGGSLNEKTMRPLLQWLVDRDKPQLALEIARVFLNWYNVKAVHQQKQVIDTR is encoded by the coding sequence ATGTTTTTTAGTATTGTCATTCCAACGTATAACCGAAAACCGATTTTAGAAAAGTGTATTTTAGCACTAGAAAAACAAGTGATTACTGATGCTAACTTGATCACTGGATATGAAATTATTATTGTGGATGATGGGTCAACGGATGACACGATTCCTTGGTTAAACGCGTCTTCTTTTCCTCATGTGCGCTATTTTGAACAAGCCCATCAAGGTCCCGCGATCGCGCGAAATTTAGGAGTCAAAAATGCGAAAGGTAACTTTATTATTTTTATTGATAGTGATTTAGTTGTCACCGAAACCTTTATGCAATCTCATGCTAATTGTTTAAGCAAAAGCGACACCCGCGCCTTTACTTATGGACGAGTGATTAATACCGCTAATTTTGAAAATCCAACGACTGAGCCTTATAAATTGACTGATTTTTCTGCTGCTTATTTTGCCACAGGAAATGTTGCGATTCATCGCCAATGGTTAGAACAAGCTGGCTTATTTGATCCGCAATTTCAACTGTATGGCTGGGAAGATTTAGAACTTGGGGTGCGCTTAAAAAAGCTAGGATTAAAACTGATTAAATGTCCTGATGCAGTGGGCTATCATTGGCATCCCCCCTTCAACTTAGACCAAATTCCACAATTAATTGATCAGGAAATCCAACGGGGAAAAATGGGCGTTTTATTTTACCAAAAACATCCCACTTGGGAAGTAAAAATGATGATTCAAATGACGCTTTTTCATCGTTTGCTATGGGGAATTCTCTCTTTGGGAGGTTCTTTGAATGAAAAAACAATGCGTCCACTCCTACAATGGTTAGTTGATCGGGATAAGCCACAACTTGCTTTAGAAATCGCACGGGTTTTCCTAAATTGGTATAATGTAAAGGCTGTACATCAACAAAAACAAGTGATAGATACTCGTTGA